In Saccharomycodes ludwigii strain NBRC 1722 chromosome III, whole genome shotgun sequence, one DNA window encodes the following:
- the ARP5 gene encoding actin-related protein ARP5 (similar to Saccharomyces cerevisiae YNL059C | ARP5 | Actin-Related Protein), which translates to MTQYSTTTTRKLSSKDSLLTPLKVYKIPDPIWRDHSEPFSAPTNTDNADNSPIPIAIDFGTDTIKAGYTNSPTPALVFPTLLSRFRDRKLRSTYTFIGNDTDLDSSIKNNSKTPFDGPFISNWDYVEDILEYIFNHLSVNQNNNHTYDGVPNDLILTERLGNVLQQRTNWYQLIFECFNIPRVTFGIDSLFSYYYNSTIYNENNGLIINSGNVETDVIPVVNGKGIISEAKRLSWGGSKAINYLSDLLSLKYPYFPDKLSNHQFKYLYENFSYVSQNYEEELDNFLNLEYLETHDIVVESSFNEVIPAQKTQEELDLQAAKKRELAKKLQEQAKLKRQEKLVEKQQEYEYYSNVKEQLKDQPKQVVLSTLRNANFDDEKDFNKYLYNLKRSIQRATSKDLEDAADDEDGENSTNMETAFNLVDVPDEQLDNEQIKEKRKQKLLKANYDARQRIKQEKLKELELKEEMARKDKEWRETDLNAWIKDKRHKLNSLIKGRKGKLKLQEDMKDRKSQSSQRRMKNLTALADDQPSTGNGKRSRSHTQQHQQTVTIDNDPNDTFGANDDDWLIYKEVGATPESLDEAIEEEYKKIIDLEKILLEHDPNFTEEDTLDAQYDWRNSILHLFLRGPRPHDSEDSHQQHQMHLNVERIRVPEILFEPSIAGLDQAGVSELSKRIVLGKFGSSNRELSEITETMAQNILITGGHGKLPQLRERIVKDFEEFMPMGSKFNIRMAQDPILDSWKGMAKFAQSSQYAESFITKRDYEEYGPEYIKEHNLSNVRYYD; encoded by the coding sequence ATGACTCAATATAGTACTACCACTACACGGAAATTATCTTCAAAGGATTCATTATTAACTCCACTAAAGGTGTACAAAATCCCAGATCCTATTTGGAGAGATCATTCTGAACCATTTAGTGCTCCAACAAATACTGACAACGCTGATAATTCTCCTATCCCAATTGCCATAGATTTTGGTACAGATACTATTAAAGCAGGCTACACCAATTCTCCAACCCCTGCACTTGTTTTCCCAACTTTGTTATCACGTTTTAGAGATCGAAAATTAAGATCTACATACACGTTCATAGGGAATGATACAGACTTGGACtcttcaattaaaaataacagcaaAACTCCCTTTGATGGCCCATTTATCTCCAATTGGGATTATGTGGAGGATATTTTAGAATACATTTTTAACCATCTCAGCGTTAACCAAAACAATAACCATACTTATGATGGAGTTCCTAATGATTTGATACTGACCGAAAGATTAGGAAATGTTCTTCAACAAAGAACTAATTGGtatcaattaattttcGAGTGTTTTAATATTCCAAGAGTTACTTTCGGTATagattctttattttcctaTTATTATAACAGTACTATTTACAATGAAAACAATGGTTTGATTATTAATAGCGGGAACGTTGAAACAGATGTTATACCAGTTGTTAACGGTAAAGGGATCATTAGCGAGGCCAAGAGGTTGAGTTGGGGTGGTTCGAAAGCCATCAACTATCTAAGTGATTTGTTATCTTTGAAGTATCCTTATTTTCCAGATAAATTGAGTAATCATCAATTCAAATATCTAtatgaaaatttttcttatgTATCCCAAAATTACGAAGAAGAGttagataattttttaaacttggAGTATTTAGAAACGCATGATATTGTGGTCGAATCTTCATTTAACGAGGTCATACCTGCTCAGAAAACTCAAGAAGAGTTAGACTTGCAAGCTGCTAAGAAAAGGGAATTAGCTAAGAAATTACAAGAGCAAGCAAAATTGAAGAGACAAGAGAAATTAGTGGAAAAACAGCAGGAATACGAATATTACTCTAACGTGAAGGAACAATTGAAGGATCAACCGAAACAAGTTGTTTTGTCTACTTTAAGAAACGCTAATTTTGATGATGAGAAggattttaataaatatttatataatttgaaaagatCCATTCAACGAGCAACAAGTAAAGATCTAGAAGATGCTGCTGATGATGAGGATGGCGAAAACTCAACCAATATGGAAACTGCATTTAATTTAGTTGATGTTCCGGATGAACAATTAGACAATGAGCAAATTAAAGAGAAAAGGAAACAAAAACTACTAAAGGCTAATTACGATGCCAGACAAAGAATTAAACaagaaaagttaaaagaGTTGGAATTGAAGGAGGAGATGGCGAGAAAGGACAAAGAGTGGAGAGAAACAGATTTAAATGCATGgattaaagataaaagacataaattaaattccTTGATTAAAGGCAGAAAGGGAAAATTGAAGTTGCAAGAAGACATGAAAGATCGTAAATCTCAAAGCTCTCAAAGAAGAATGAAGAATTTGACAGCATTAGCCGATGATCAACCCAGTACCGGCAACGGGAAAAGGTCAAGAAGTCATACACAACAACATCAACAAACTGTTACCATAGATAATGATCCTAACGACACCTTTGGTGCCAACGATGACGATTGGCTAATATACAAAGAAGTTGGTGCAACACCTGAATCTCTTGATGAGGCTATCGAAGAAGAATATAAGAAGATTATAGACTTGGAAAAGATCTTATTAGAACATGATCCTAATTTTACAGAAGAAGATACTTTGGATGCTCAATATGATTGGAGAAATTCTATTTTACATTTGTTTTTGAGGGGACCAAGACCACATGACAGCGAAGACAGTCATCAACAGCATCAGATGCACTTGAATGTAGAGCGTATACGGGTTCCTGAAATTTTGTTTGAACCTTCTATTGCAGGTTTGGATCAGGCTGGTGTTTCGGAGTTGTCCAAGAGAATTGTATTGGGTAAGTTTGGTTCTTCTAATCGTGAATTAAGCGAGATAACCGAGACAATGGctcaaaatatattaatcaCAGGTGGCCATGGTAAACTCCCCCAATTACGAGAGAGAATCGTTAAGGATTTTGAAGAATTTATGCCTATGGGGTCTAAGTTCAATATACGAATGGCACAAGATCCAATCTTAGATTCTTGGAAAGGTATGGCCAAATTTGCACAATCATCCCAGTATGCAGAGTCCTTTATTACTAAACGAGACTATGAAGAATATGGACcagaatatataaaagagcATAATTTGAGTAATGTTCGATATTACGATtaa
- the NOP2 gene encoding rRNA (cytosine-C5-)-methyltransferase NOP2 (similar to Saccharomyces cerevisiae YNL061W | NOP2 | NucleOlar Protein), which produces MGSRRSKNKQRDPPSLDEFKAKKDKSKKKHSSSSTTGKSNGNKRSSDAESHVKRKKVKESKTEEEEVEDNLPVVDYEELSKAKKSLFDEDEDLQDEFDLEQEYDDDEDDNKRERPMWSDDEDDEVDIEELNATNIEALSKKLDEEQALEEEEAEKELIEADKLQPRAVDILPTAEQEAVEDQSPPDLTSIRTRMIEIVKVLEDFKNMGAPGRSRSEYVDRLLKDISKYFGYSPFLAEKLFNLFSPSEAMEFFEANEIARPITIRTNTLKTRRRDLAQALVNRGVNLQPIGNWTKVGLQIFDSQVPVGATPEYLAGHYILQAASSFLPVIALDPQENERILDMASAPGGKTTYISALMKNTGCVFANDFNKARTKSLIANIHRLGCTNTIVCNYDAREFPKVIGGFDRVLLDAPCSGTGVIGKDQSVKVSRTEKDFIDIPHLQKQLLLSAIDSVDYNSKTGGVIVYSTCSVAVEEDEAVINYALRKRPNVKLVDTGLEIGKPGFTSFRGKTFHASCSLARRYYPHIYNVDGFFVAKFVKTGPSKFDDNKASAKEKEAAARQEALEEGIINNDFAAFEEKEDERYIAKSKKNSLLKKGVNPKAIKK; this is translated from the coding sequence atgggTAGCAGACGATCAAAGAACAAGCAAAGAGATCCACCATCTCTAGATGAATTTAAGGCTAAAAAGGATaaatcaaagaaaaagcaCTCTTCATCTTCTACTACTGGAAAAAgtaatggaaataaaagatcTTCGGACGCAGAAAGTCACGTAAAACgtaaaaaagttaaagaaTCCAAAACTGAAGAGGAGGAAGTGGAGGACAATCTACCTGTAGTTGATTATGAAGAATTATCTAAAGCTAAGAAGTCTTTATTTGATGAAGACGAGGATTTACAGGACGAATTTGATTTGGAACAGGAATATGATGAcgatgaagatgataataaacGTGAACGTCCTATGTGGAGCGacgatgaagatgatgaagttGATATTGAAGAGTTAAACGCCACAAATATTGAAGCTTTATCGAAAAAGTTAGATGAAGAGCAAGctttagaagaagaagaagctGAAAAGGAATTAATTGAAGCCGATAAGTTACAACCAAGAGCCGTCGATATCTTACCAACCGCAGAACAAGAAGCTGTTGAAGATCAAAGTCCTCCCGATTTAACTTCTATTAGAACAAGAATGATTGAAATTGTTAAAGTCTTGGAAGATTTCAAAAACATGGGTGCTCCTGGTAGATCTAGATCCGAATACGTGGATAGATTGTTGAAAGACATCTCCAAGTATTTTGGTTATAGTCCATTTTTAGCGgaaaaattgtttaatttattttccccATCTGAAGCTATGGAATTTTTTGAAGCCAATGAGATTGCTAGACCAATTACAATTAGGACAAACACATTAAAGACAAGAAGAAGAGATTTGGCTCAAGCCTTAGTGAACAGGGGTGTCAATTTACAACCTATTGGTAATTGGACTAAAGTTGGTCTACAAATTTTTGACTCCCAAGTCCCAGTTGGTGCTACACCTGAATATTTGGCAGGTCACTATATTTTACAAGCAGCTTCTTCATTTTTGCCTGTTATAGCTCTAGATCCCCAAGAAAACGAACGTATTTTAGATATGGCATCTGCTCCGGGGGGGAAAACTACATATATTTCAgctttaatgaaaaatactGGCTGCGTCTTTGCtaatgattttaataaGGCAAGAACCAAATCTTTAATCGCCAATATTCATAGACTGGGCTGCACTAATACAATTGTTTGTAATTATGATGCTCGCGAATTTCCAAAAGTTATTGGTGGATTCGATAGAGTACTATTGGATGCCCCATGTTCTGGTACTGGTGTTATTGGTAAAGATCAAAGTGTTAAAGTTTCACGTACTGAAAAGgattttattgatattccacatttacaaaaacaattgttgttgtcaGCTATTGATTCCGTCGATTACAATTCCAAAACCGGAGgtgttattgtttattCTACATGCTCTGTTGCTGTAGAAGAGGATGAAGCTGTTATTAACTATGCATTAAGGAAAAGACCCAATGTTAAATTAGTTGATACCGGTTTGGAGATTGGTAAGCCAGGTTTCACTAGTTTTAGAGGGAAAACTTTCCATGCAAGTTGTTCATTGGCAAGAAGATATTACCCACACATTTATAATGTTGatggtttttttgttgctaaatttgttaaaaccGGTCCATCTAAatttgatgataataaagcTAGTGctaaagaaaaggaagCCGCTGCTAGACAAGAAGCTCTTGAGGAAGGtatcattaataatgattttgccgcatttgaagaaaaagaagatgaaaGATATATTGCaaaatcaaagaaaaatagtTTACTGAAAAAGGGTGTCAACCCAAAAGCGAtcaagaaataa
- the GCD10 gene encoding tRNA 1-methyladenosine methyltransferase subunit GCD10 (similar to Saccharomyces cerevisiae YNL062C | GCD10 | General Control Derepressed): MDPSTHITLGQQVLIKLPSNNSKICELKANEVINLGKFGAFKVNDIIGYQLGTTFEIYYEDKDTEEQDPNLISSKDKVVTDAKPKNNHKRERKDKFPKKPAGKVRIIKSSTFKSSLPPSTDEILPNTNSSKNNEQLIDIGSEAQKLSMKDIEELKKQSMSGEAIIAKMVSSHENFHKKTIYSQEKYLKRKKQKFEKFFKVEYLNPGNLLQYLLDKGDILRVLDISWESLEILLNLANIQPTGKYLVCDETGGLIVYAIMERMFKGLNTNENGDDITGEIVLVHENEHPNLDLLKYSNFSAEFIEKHVKTLSMLDYLEPPTKLEVESLFVALTEEQISNLKPAKKGAYYRSLKFYERSLENIKLSQSKYDGLIVASTLHLPSLIPRLSANVHGSRPIVCYSQFKEVLLELSHLLYDDTNYLAPSLLETRCRPYQTIRGRLHPLMTMRGGGGYLLWCQKVLPANFDHI; this comes from the coding sequence ATGGACCCATCAACTCATATAACTTTAGGACAACAAGTTCTTATTAAATTACCCTCAAATAACTCCAAAATTTGTGAACTAAAAGCGAATGAAGTTATTAATTTAGGGAAGTTCGGGGCTTTCAAAGTCAATGACATTATCGGTTATCAACTAGGTACGACTTTTGAAATTTACTATGAAGACAAGGACACCGAAGAACAGGACCCCAATCTTATCTCATCCAAAGATAAAGTTGTTACTGATGCTAAacctaaaaataatcataagCGGGAAAGGAAAGATAAATTTCCTAAAAAACCAGCTGGTAAAGtcagaattattaaatcttCAACATTCAAATCCTCATTACCACCTAGCACTGATGAAATACTACCAAACACAAACAGCAGCAAAAATAATGAGCAGCTAATTGATATTGGTAGTGAAGCACAAAAACTCAGCATGAAAGATATTGAGGAATTGAAAAAGCAAAGTATGAGTGGTGAAGCTATTATTGCCAAAATGGTATCATCTCACGAAAATTTCCATAAAAAAACGATTTATTcccaagaaaaatatttgaaaaggaaaaaacaaaaatttgaaaaattttttaaagtggAATACTTGAATCCAGGCAATTTGTTACAGTATTTATTAGACAAGGGTGATATTTTAAGGGTTCTCGATATAAGCTGGGAAAGTTTagaaattttattgaatttggCAAATATTCAGCCAACAGGGAAATATTTGGTGTGCGACGAGACTGGTGGGCTAATAGTATATGCCATTATGGAAAGGATGTTTAAAGGATTAAATacaaatgaaaatggtGATGATATTACTGGCGAGATTGTATTGGTCCACGAAAATGAACATCCAAATTTAGaccttttaaaatattccaATTTTTCCGCAGAATTTATCGAAAAGCATGTCAAAACACTGTCTATGTTAGACTATTTAGAACCACCAACCAAATTAGAAGTAGAAAGCTTATTTGTAGCATTAACAGAAGAACAAATTAGCAATTTAAAGCCAGCAAAAAAGGGAGCTTACTATCGTAGCCTTAAATTTTATGAACGAAGTTTAGAAAACATTAAACTAAGTCAGTCCAAATACGATGGACTAATAGTTGCATCTACTTTACATCTACCAAGTTTAATACCCAGGTTAAGTGCAAATGTTCATGGCTCTCGCCCAATTGTTTGTTATAGTCAGTTCAAGGAAGTGCTATTGGAACTAAGCCATTTATTATATGATGACACCAATTATTTGGCACCCAGTTTATTAGAAACACGTTGCCGACCATATCAAACAATTCGAGGAAGATTACATCCATTGATGACTATGAGAGGAGGTGGTGGGTACTTATTATGGTGCCAGAAGGTTTTACCTGCCAACTTTGACCACATTTGA
- the MTQ1 gene encoding S-adenosylmethionine-dependent methyltransferase (similar to Saccharomyces cerevisiae YNL063W | MTQ1 | Methyltransferase), with protein MPRITPKTLLKAYRINPLLPLLLPECRTIDQAKIEYKWLSQELPLKKKNYNNIRLLKACQLRFRHYPLQYILKTQPFGNIIINCKPGVLIPRWETEEWCLKLINNVKIINDLKVLDLCTGTGCIPILLAHSLISYQKNTNFKGQLIGVDVSPIAIDLAKENSRQLASNIDGTSLSSVLQFIQGDILNQNNIINKNAHFDIITCNPPYIHNFIRAASVRCYEPKLALYGNLIFYQNLIDKWINRTDSFIYEVGDMNQVQFLYQKLKTLNSKDTWKVGFAKDSNDQVRCVYGYKSNNTRLPMNHIFEKFGQILC; from the coding sequence atgcctAGAATTACTCCAAAAACTTTACTGAAAGCTTATAGGATAAACCCGCTATTACCATTACTTCTACCCGAATGTAGAACTATAGATCAAGCTAAAATAGAATATAAATGGTTATCTCAAGAATtacctttaaaaaaaaaaaattataataatattcgTCTGCTAAAGGCCTGTCAATTAAGATTTAGGCATTATCCACtacaatatattttgaaaaccCAACCCTTTGgcaatataataatcaattGTAAACCTGGTGTTTTAATACCAAGATGGGAAACAGAAGAATGGTGTCTAAAACTAATAAACAAtgttaaaattatcaatgATCTGAAAGTTTTAGATTTATGCACAGGGACAGGTTGTATACCAATACTACTAGCACATTCTTTAATAtcttatcaaaaaaataccaactTTAAAGGCCAACTTATTGGCGTAGATGTTTCACCAATTGCTATTGATTTGGCTAAAGAAAATTCAAGGCAACTTGCTAGTAATATTGATGGAACGTCCTTGTCAAGTGTGTTGCAATTCATTCAAGGAGATATATTAAATcagaataatattattaacaagAATGCTCATTTCGACATAATAACATGTAACCCCCCATATATACATAATTTTATCAGAGCTGCTTCTGTTAGATGTTATGAACCTAAATTAGCATTGTATGGCAATcttatattttatcaaaatttaATAGACAAATGGATTAATAGAACAGATTCCTTTATTTACGAAGTTGGTGATATGAATCAAGTTCAATTTTTGTatcaaaagttaaaaacTCTAAATAGCAAGGATACTTGGAAAGTTGGATTTGCTAAAGATAGCAATGATCAAGTAAGATGTGTTTATGGTTATAAAAGTAACAACACAAGGTTGCCAATGAATcatatatttgaaaaattcgGACAAATATTATGTTAA
- the YDJ1 gene encoding type I HSP40 co-chaperone YDJ1 (similar to Saccharomyces cerevisiae YNL064C | YDJ1 | Yeast dnaJ) — translation MVKETRLYDILGVKVDATDAEIKKSYRLGALKYHPDKNPSEEAAEKFKEISASYEILSDSEKRSIYDQFGEEGLQGNGGPGGFGGFGAEDLFSQFFGGGSARSRGPPRGKDIVHEISVTLEDLYKGKTSKLALNKKVLCKGCDGRGGKADAVKKCTSCNGQGVKFVTRQMGPMIQRFQTECDVCHGEGDIIDPKGLCKECNGKKVANVRKILEVKIEPGMKDGSKIVFKGEADQAPGIIPGDVVFVVSEKPHNLFKRQQENLIYNAKVDLLTALAGGDFSVKHVSGEYLKITIIPGEIISPGMVKVIEGKGMPIPKYGGYGNLIIKFEIEFPPNNFTSEENLKKLESILPPRKTVEIPASAKVDECTLQDYNPSKHSSNPRGGQSYDSDEEDGQHGAEGVQCASQ, via the coding sequence atggttAAAGAAACAAGGTTATACGATATATTAGGTGTTAAGGTAGATGCTACAGACgcagaaattaaaaaatcctATAGGCTAGGTGcattaaaatatcatccAGATAAAAACCCATCTGAGGAGGCTGCTGAAAAGTTCAAAGAAATTTCCGCTTCCTATGAGATTTTAAGCGATTCAGAAAAACGTTCTATATATGACCAATTTGGTGAAGAAGGCTTGCAGGGTAACGGAGGTCCTGGTGGTTTTGGTGGATTCGGAGCTGAAGATTTATTCAGTCAATTTTTTGGTGGCGGTTCTGCCAGATCTAGAGGTCCTCCACGTGGTAAGGACATTGTCCATGAAATTAGTGTTACTTTAGAAGATTTATACAAGGGTAAAACATCTAAATTAGCCTTGAACAAGAAGGTTTTATGTAAAGGGTGTGATGGTCGTGGTGGTAAAGCTGATGCTGTTAAGAAGTGTACTTCTTGTAATGGTCAAGGTGTTAAATTTGTTACTAGGCAAATGGGTCCAATGATTCAAAGATTCCAAACAGAATGTGATGTTTGTCATGGGGAGGGTGACATTATTGATCCAAAGGGCTTGTGTAAAGAATGTAATGGTAAGAAAGTTGCTAATGTAAGAAAGATCTTAGAGGTCAAGATTGAACCAGGTATGAAGGATGGCTCtaaaattgttttcaaaGGCGAAGCTGACCAAGCCCCAGGCATTATTCCAGGCGATGTTGTATTTGTTGTTAGTGAAAAGCCTCATAATCTTTTCAAAAGACAGCAAGAAAATTTAATCTACAACGCAAAGGTTGATTTATTAACCGCACTAGCCGGTGGCGATTTTTCTGTTAAGCATGTTAGTGGTGAATATCTAAAGATTACTATTATTCCAGGTGAGATTATTTCTCCAGGTATGGTTAAAGTCATTGAGGGGAAAGGTATGCCAATTCCTAAATATGGTGGGTACggtaatttaataattaaatttgagATTGAATTCCCACCAAACAACTTTACTAGTGAGGAAAACTTGAAAAAACTAGAAAGTATTTTGCCACCTCGTAAAACAGTTGAAATTCCAGCAAGTGCCAAAGTTGATGAATGTACTTTACAAGATTACAACCCATCAAAACATAGCAGTAATCCACGTGGGGGTCAAAGTTATGATTCTGACGAAGAGGATGGCCAACATGGTGCCGAAGGTGTTCAATGTGCTTCTCAATGA
- a CDS encoding MFS transporter (similar to Saccharomyces cerevisiae YIL121W | QDR2 | QuiniDine Resistance), translating into MNLTKNDCVLINFNNRPSQDVNNSQGQAEPSETNNMTNANPDSLISHGDETTQDITKTATSEYSAFSKNEKYVFVFLCASTAVFSTIAAPIYYPALRIIEQDFHIDEELVNVSVVVYFIFQGLSPTLVGAVADTYGRRPVVLTSLTIYFCACIGLARAKTYAQILVLRCLQSAGISPVIAVNNSIMGDIATSAERGGYVGLTSGFQVIGTAFGSLIGAGLTATWGWRSIFWFLTIGSGVSLLSASVFLPESKRSIVGNGSIVPKLLLNRAPILYFGSIGKKIKNPDYDTLEVNSPLKLLGFIDVFKRKELAILLWVSGIQFSCWTVHLTTLSSVLSSVYGLSTAKVGLCYLPAGICTLLSVVSAGRLLNWNYKRRMSKYKEWAHNNENIIDSSLPEHRFNIYKTRLELAFIPIILSAIGFITAGWLMTYKVNLGAVLVFSGFACLFCNCILTFTNTLMVDLYPGKSSIASGCVNFSRCILSAILIAALSKMLEKMKPGGTFTFISGLATLSSVLLMITIKRGPYWEYKRNLKNPNFKSVNGAEVTEKEQVKEEEIEKK; encoded by the coding sequence ATGAATTTGACTAAAAATGACTGCGTTCTCAtcaatttcaataatagGCCAAGTCAAGACGTTAATAATTCACAAGGACAAGCGGAACCGTCCGAAACTAACAATATGACCAATGCTAATCCAGACAGTCTTATTTCACATGGAGACGAAACCACACAGGATATAACAAAAACTGCAACCTCTGAGTATTCTgcattttccaaaaatgaaaaatacgTCTTTGTCTTTTTGTGTGCCAGTACAGCGGTATTTAGTACCATAGCAGCACCCATATATTATCCAGCGTTACGTATTATCGAGCAAGATTTTCATATAGATGAAGAATTAGTCAACGTTTCTGTTGtcgtttattttattttccaagGACTATCCCCAACACTAGTGGGTGCAGTCGCTGATACATATGGCAGAAGGCCTGTCGTCTTAACTAGTCTAACGATTTACTTTTGTGCATGTATTGGTTTAGCAAGAGCTAAAACATATGCCCAAATTTTAGTGTTAAGGTGTCTACAGAGTGCTGGCATATCACCAGTTATTGCAGTCAATAATAGTATAATGGGGGATATAGCAACATCTGCAGAAAGAGGTGGATATGTCGGTTTAACCTCCGGGTTCCAAGTGATTGGTACTGCTTTTGGATCATTAATCGGTGCTGGATTGACTGCTACCTGGGGTTGGAGATctattttttggtttttgaCTATAGGTAGTGGAGTGTCTTTACTATCAGCTTCAGTTTTCTTACCTGAAAGTAAAAGAAGTATAGTTGGCAACGGCAGTATTGTTCCCAAACTTTTGCTAAATCGAGCTCCAATACTATATTTTGGGTCCattggtaaaaaaattaaaaatccTGATTATGATACCCTAGAAGTCAATTCCCCATTGAAATTGTTGGGGTTTATTGATGTTTTCAAAAGAAAGGAATTAGCCATTTTATTGTGGGTGTCTGGGATTCAATTCTCTTGTTGGACTGTCCACTTAACCACATTATCTTCTGTTTTATCTAGTGTTTATGGGTTATCAACTGCAAAAGTTGGATTATGCTACTTACCAGCAGGAATATGTACTCTGTTAAGCGTTGTTAGTGCTGGTAGATTGTTAAATTGGAATTATAAGAGAAGGATGAGTAAGTATAAAGAATGGGCacataataatgaaaacatAATTGATAGTAGTCTGCCAGAACATAgattcaatatatataaaactaGACTAGAATTAGCATTTATACCAATTATTTTAAGTGCTATTGGGTTTATAACTGCTGGTTGGCTAATGACTTATAAAGTTAATCTAGGTGCCGTTCTAGTATTTTCTGGATTTGCTTGCCTTTTTTGCAATTGTATCTTGACATTTACTAATACATTAATGGTTGATTTATACCCGGGGAAATCATCTATTGCATCTGGATgtgttaatttttcaagATGTATTTTAAGTGCCATTCTTATTGCTGCATTGAGTAAAATGTTGGAAAAAATGAAACCCGGTGGCACTTTTACATTTATTTCTGGGTTGGCTACACTTTCTTCGGTATTGTTAATGATTACTATTAAAAGAGGACCGTATTGggaatataaaagaaatttgaaaaatcctaattttaaaagtgtGAATGGTGCTGAAGTTACTGAAAAGGAACAAGtaaaagaagaggaaatagaaaaaaagtaa